A single window of Maylandia zebra isolate NMK-2024a linkage group LG2, Mzebra_GT3a, whole genome shotgun sequence DNA harbors:
- the LOC105940793 gene encoding protocadherin gamma-C5 isoform X8 — MLNFVFLFPSLGNNYIGSGMTKTIGYRDWRWQVLWWHLFFLLWSTIDGQTRYNIPEELKRGSVVGNLAKDLGLGLSEIFDRKLRVASEAGEQYFSVDAEKGELVVNDRIDRETLCGQSAICVLTLQVVIDKPLQLYRVEVEIQDINDNCPTFPSPETTLQIAESTAAGARFPLETAQDLDVGVNSVRSYSLNKDDYFTLKLKDVSGGRKVPELVLSKSLDREKKPTHHLQLTAIDGGNPVKSGISQITINVLDNNDNFPVFEKNVYKVSVSENSVQGTPIIKLIAKDIDEGLNGEIEYSFGGHTPDSIFSLFDIDLLTGEISLTESLDFESNANYEIDVSARDKGTPRMEGHCSLHIEVLDVNDNAPNIFLTSQPNPVPEDAPSGTVVALISARDMDSGDNGKVTLQLLKGSPFKLKPSFSNNYALVTSGPLDRESSSECKIEITATDLGSPPLSTKKTINVTITDVNDNAPVFTQKTYNVYLKENGVPGSILFSVSASDLDFGENAKVSYSILDSKVQDVSVSSYVYINSDNGSIYSMHSFDYEKLKVFQIQVQAKDQGSPSLSSNATVHVFILDQNDNAPAVIYPSSAAMGSLSHQRMPRSAKAGHLVTKVTAVDADSGHNAWISYRLAEATDASLFTVNLYTGEVRTKRAVSEQDDSSQRLLIEIKDDGEPIQSSTVTVSIILEDSLHEPISDLRHKAAEPSKKTGRITLYLILSLASVSVLSLVTFLILAVKCIRNSRSSSTCCMRRTDSDDYKNPNRNLQIQLNTDGPIKYVEVLGGDMLSQSQSFRSCMSPMSEYSDFTLIKPSSTTDFKEVISVLDASLPDSTWTFESQQQKPPNNDWRFTQGQRPGPSGATGGPEVAMGTGPWPQPPTEAEQLQALMAAANEVSEATATLGPGTMGLSTRYSPQFTLQHVPDYRQNVYIPGSTATLTSNPQQQQATAQQATQQALPPPQASAQPEPPKAAQTPASKKKSTKKEKK, encoded by the exons ATGTTAAAtttcgtttttttgtttccttctctGGGAAATAATTATATCGGATCCGGGATGACAAAGACAATAGGATACCGAGACTGGAGATGGCAGGTGCTTTGGTggcatcttttctttcttttgtggaGTACAATAGACGGACAAACTCGTTACAACATCCCAGAGGAGCTAAAACGGGGATCTGTGGTAGGAAATCTTGCCAAAGATCTGGGTTTGGGACTGTCTGAGATTTTTGACCGTAAGCTGCGCGTTGCTTCTGAGGCTGGTGAGCAGTATTTCAGCGTGGATGCGGAGAAGGGCGAGCTGGTGGTGAATGACAGAATAGACAGAGAGACTTTATGCGGACAAAGCGCCATCTGTGTGTTGACGTTGCAAGTGGTCATTGATAAACCTTTACAGTTGTACCGAGTGGAGGTGGAAATACAAGATATCAATGATAATTGCCCTACATTCCCATCTCCAGAAACAACATTGCAGATAGCAGAGTCGACAGCGGCAGGGGCACGTTTTCCTTTGGAAACTGCGCAAGATCTTGATGTCGGAGTGAATTCAGTGAGATCGTATAGTTTAAATAAAGAcgattattttactttaaagctTAAAGATGTCTCCGGTGGAAGGAAGGTGCCAGAGTTAGTCCTCTCTAAATCCCTCGACAGAGAAAAAAAGCCTACACATCACCTCCAACTAACAGCTATAGACGGAGGAAACCCGGTGAAATCTGGGATATCTCAGATAACAATAAATGTATTGGACAATAATGACAATTTCCCTGTTTTTGAGAAAAATGTTTACAAAGTCTCTGTAAGCGAAAATAGTGTGCAGGGTACACCCATTATTAAACTGATAGCAAAGGATATTGATGAGGGTCTCAATGGAGAAATTGAGTATTCATTTGGGGGGCACACACCAGACAGTATCTTCTCTTTGTTTGATATTGATTTATTAACCGGGGAAATTAGTCTGACAGAGAGTTTAGATTTCGAATCAAATGCTAATTATGAAATAGATGTTTCCGCTAGAGACAAAGGGACTCCGAGAATGGAGGGGCATTGCTCTCTCCATATTGAAGTATTAGATGTTAACGATAATGCTCCAAATATATTTCTGACCTCCCAACCTAACCCTGTGCCTGAGGATGCACCAAGTGGGACTGTAGTAGCGTTAATCAGTGCAAGGGACATGGATTCCGGTGACAATGGTAAAGTGACACTGCAGCTCCTTAAGGGCTCTCCTTTTAAACTGAAACCCTCTTTTTCTAATAATTATGCACTGGTTACTAGCGGTCCTTTAGACCGAGAGAGTTCCTCAGAGTGTAAAATAGAAATAACAGCTACTGATTTAGGGTCCCCTCCTCTGTCGACAAAAAAGACTATTAATGTCACTATCACTGACGTTAATGACAATGCTCCTGTATTCACTCAGAAAACCTATAATGTGTATTTAAAAGAGAATGGAGTGCCAGGCTCTATCCTGTTCTCAGTATCAGCATCTGACCTGGATTTTGGTGAAAACGCAAAGGTCTCTTACTCTATACTGGACTCTAAAGTGCAGGACGTTTCTGTCTCATCGTATGTTTACATTAACTCAGATAACGGCAGCATCTACAGCATGCACTCGTTTGACTATGAGAAACTGAAGGTGTTTCAGATTCAGGTCCAGGCAAAGGATCAGGGCTCTCCGTCTCTCAGCAGCAACGCCACTGTCCATGTTTTTATCCTGGACCAGAACGACAATGCCCCCGCTGTTATTTACCCCTCCTCCGCTGCCATGGGCTCCCTCTCTCATCAGAGGATGCCTCGCTCCGCGAAAGCGGGTCACCTGGTTACCAAGGTGACGGCCGTGGACGCTGACTCGGGCCATAACGCCTGGATCTCCTACAGACTGGCGGAGGCCACAGACGCCTCTCTCTTCACTGTCAATCTGTACACAGGGGAGGTGAGGACTAAACGCGCTGTGTCCGAGCAGGACGACTCCTCTCAGAGGCTGCTTATAGAGATCAAGGACGACGGGGAACCGATCCAGTCCTCCACAGTCACGGTGTCTATCATACTGGAGGACAGCCTACATGAGCCCATCTCAGACCTCCGACATAAAGCGGCCGAGCCCAGCAAGAAAACTGGGAGAATCACCCTTTATTTGATTCTCTCTCTGGCCTCGGTGTCCGTGCTGTCTCTGGTCACTTTCCTCATCTTAGCGGTTAAATGCATCAGgaacagcaggagcagcagcacgtGCTGCATGAGACGGACCGACTCTGATGATTACAAGAACCCCAACAGAAACCTGCAAATTCAGCTCAACACTGATGGACCTATAAAATACGTGGAGGTCCTGGGAGGAGACATGCTGTCTCAGAGTCAGTCCTTCAGGTCCTGTATGTCTCCAATGTCAGAGTACAGCGATTTCACTCTGATTAAACCCAGCAGCACCACAGACTTTAAGGAGGTGATCAGTGTCCTGGATGCTTCTTTGCCCGACAGCACCTGGACCTTTGAGAGCCAGCAG CAAAAGCCTCCCAACAATGACTGGCGCTTCACACAGGGACAAAGACCCGGACCTAGCGG ggcAACTGGAGGACCTGAGGTTGCCATGGGAACTGGCCCCTGGCCCCAGCCCCCTACTGAAGCTGAGCAGCTCCAAGCCCTGATGGCTGCAGCCAACG AAGTGAGTGAGGCTACAGCCACCCTCGGGCCCGGCACTatgggcttgagcacccgctaCAGCCcccagttcactctgcagcacgtGCCAGACTATCGTCAGAACGTCTACATCCCAGGCAGCACGGCCACCCTCACCTCAAAcccccagcagcagcaggccaCGGCCCAGCAGGCCACCCAACAGGCACTGCCCCCTCCTCAGGCCTCAGCTCAACCAGAGCCCCCTAAGGCCGCCCAAACTCCAGCCTCCAAGAAGAAGTCCAccaagaaggagaagaagtaG
- the LOC105940793 gene encoding protocadherin gamma-C5 isoform X5 yields the protein MLNFVFLFPSLGNNYIGSGMTKTIGYRDWRWQVLWWHLFFLLWSTIDGQTRYNIPEELKRGSVVGNLAKDLGLGLSEIFDRKLRVASEAGEQYFSVDAEKGELVVNDRIDRETLCGQSAICVLTLQVVIDKPLQLYRVEVEIQDINDNCPTFPSPETTLQIAESTAAGARFPLETAQDLDVGVNSVRSYSLNKDDYFTLKLKDVSGGRKVPELVLSKSLDREKKPTHHLQLTAIDGGNPVKSGISQITINVLDNNDNFPVFEKNVYKVSVSENSVQGTPIIKLIAKDIDEGLNGEIEYSFGGHTPDSIFSLFDIDLLTGEISLTESLDFESNANYEIDVSARDKGTPRMEGHCSLHIEVLDVNDNAPNIFLTSQPNPVPEDAPSGTVVALISARDMDSGDNGKVTLQLLKGSPFKLKPSFSNNYALVTSGPLDRESSSECKIEITATDLGSPPLSTKKTINVTITDVNDNAPVFTQKTYNVYLKENGVPGSILFSVSASDLDFGENAKVSYSILDSKVQDVSVSSYVYINSDNGSIYSMHSFDYEKLKVFQIQVQAKDQGSPSLSSNATVHVFILDQNDNAPAVIYPSSAAMGSLSHQRMPRSAKAGHLVTKVTAVDADSGHNAWISYRLAEATDASLFTVNLYTGEVRTKRAVSEQDDSSQRLLIEIKDDGEPIQSSTVTVSIILEDSLHEPISDLRHKAAEPSKKTGRITLYLILSLASVSVLSLVTFLILAVKCIRNSRSSSTCCMRRTDSDDYKNPNRNLQIQLNTDGPIKYVEVLGGDMLSQSQSFRSCMSPMSEYSDFTLIKPSSTTDFKEVISVLDASLPDSTWTFESQQQKPPNNDWRFTQGQRPGPSGPHMPYGTHIRWTPKNGTRATGGPEVAMGTGPWPQPPTEAEQLQALMAAANEVSEATATLGPGTMGLSTRYSPQFTLQHVPDYRQNVYIPGSTATLTSNPQQQQATAQQATQQALPPPQASAQPEPPKAAQTPASKKKSTKKEKK from the exons ATGTTAAAtttcgtttttttgtttccttctctGGGAAATAATTATATCGGATCCGGGATGACAAAGACAATAGGATACCGAGACTGGAGATGGCAGGTGCTTTGGTggcatcttttctttcttttgtggaGTACAATAGACGGACAAACTCGTTACAACATCCCAGAGGAGCTAAAACGGGGATCTGTGGTAGGAAATCTTGCCAAAGATCTGGGTTTGGGACTGTCTGAGATTTTTGACCGTAAGCTGCGCGTTGCTTCTGAGGCTGGTGAGCAGTATTTCAGCGTGGATGCGGAGAAGGGCGAGCTGGTGGTGAATGACAGAATAGACAGAGAGACTTTATGCGGACAAAGCGCCATCTGTGTGTTGACGTTGCAAGTGGTCATTGATAAACCTTTACAGTTGTACCGAGTGGAGGTGGAAATACAAGATATCAATGATAATTGCCCTACATTCCCATCTCCAGAAACAACATTGCAGATAGCAGAGTCGACAGCGGCAGGGGCACGTTTTCCTTTGGAAACTGCGCAAGATCTTGATGTCGGAGTGAATTCAGTGAGATCGTATAGTTTAAATAAAGAcgattattttactttaaagctTAAAGATGTCTCCGGTGGAAGGAAGGTGCCAGAGTTAGTCCTCTCTAAATCCCTCGACAGAGAAAAAAAGCCTACACATCACCTCCAACTAACAGCTATAGACGGAGGAAACCCGGTGAAATCTGGGATATCTCAGATAACAATAAATGTATTGGACAATAATGACAATTTCCCTGTTTTTGAGAAAAATGTTTACAAAGTCTCTGTAAGCGAAAATAGTGTGCAGGGTACACCCATTATTAAACTGATAGCAAAGGATATTGATGAGGGTCTCAATGGAGAAATTGAGTATTCATTTGGGGGGCACACACCAGACAGTATCTTCTCTTTGTTTGATATTGATTTATTAACCGGGGAAATTAGTCTGACAGAGAGTTTAGATTTCGAATCAAATGCTAATTATGAAATAGATGTTTCCGCTAGAGACAAAGGGACTCCGAGAATGGAGGGGCATTGCTCTCTCCATATTGAAGTATTAGATGTTAACGATAATGCTCCAAATATATTTCTGACCTCCCAACCTAACCCTGTGCCTGAGGATGCACCAAGTGGGACTGTAGTAGCGTTAATCAGTGCAAGGGACATGGATTCCGGTGACAATGGTAAAGTGACACTGCAGCTCCTTAAGGGCTCTCCTTTTAAACTGAAACCCTCTTTTTCTAATAATTATGCACTGGTTACTAGCGGTCCTTTAGACCGAGAGAGTTCCTCAGAGTGTAAAATAGAAATAACAGCTACTGATTTAGGGTCCCCTCCTCTGTCGACAAAAAAGACTATTAATGTCACTATCACTGACGTTAATGACAATGCTCCTGTATTCACTCAGAAAACCTATAATGTGTATTTAAAAGAGAATGGAGTGCCAGGCTCTATCCTGTTCTCAGTATCAGCATCTGACCTGGATTTTGGTGAAAACGCAAAGGTCTCTTACTCTATACTGGACTCTAAAGTGCAGGACGTTTCTGTCTCATCGTATGTTTACATTAACTCAGATAACGGCAGCATCTACAGCATGCACTCGTTTGACTATGAGAAACTGAAGGTGTTTCAGATTCAGGTCCAGGCAAAGGATCAGGGCTCTCCGTCTCTCAGCAGCAACGCCACTGTCCATGTTTTTATCCTGGACCAGAACGACAATGCCCCCGCTGTTATTTACCCCTCCTCCGCTGCCATGGGCTCCCTCTCTCATCAGAGGATGCCTCGCTCCGCGAAAGCGGGTCACCTGGTTACCAAGGTGACGGCCGTGGACGCTGACTCGGGCCATAACGCCTGGATCTCCTACAGACTGGCGGAGGCCACAGACGCCTCTCTCTTCACTGTCAATCTGTACACAGGGGAGGTGAGGACTAAACGCGCTGTGTCCGAGCAGGACGACTCCTCTCAGAGGCTGCTTATAGAGATCAAGGACGACGGGGAACCGATCCAGTCCTCCACAGTCACGGTGTCTATCATACTGGAGGACAGCCTACATGAGCCCATCTCAGACCTCCGACATAAAGCGGCCGAGCCCAGCAAGAAAACTGGGAGAATCACCCTTTATTTGATTCTCTCTCTGGCCTCGGTGTCCGTGCTGTCTCTGGTCACTTTCCTCATCTTAGCGGTTAAATGCATCAGgaacagcaggagcagcagcacgtGCTGCATGAGACGGACCGACTCTGATGATTACAAGAACCCCAACAGAAACCTGCAAATTCAGCTCAACACTGATGGACCTATAAAATACGTGGAGGTCCTGGGAGGAGACATGCTGTCTCAGAGTCAGTCCTTCAGGTCCTGTATGTCTCCAATGTCAGAGTACAGCGATTTCACTCTGATTAAACCCAGCAGCACCACAGACTTTAAGGAGGTGATCAGTGTCCTGGATGCTTCTTTGCCCGACAGCACCTGGACCTTTGAGAGCCAGCAG CAAAAGCCTCCCAACAATGACTGGCGCTTCACACAGGGACAAAGACCCGGACCTAGCGG TCCCCACATGCCGTACGGTACACACATACGATGGACGCCGAAGAATGGGACAAG ggcAACTGGAGGACCTGAGGTTGCCATGGGAACTGGCCCCTGGCCCCAGCCCCCTACTGAAGCTGAGCAGCTCCAAGCCCTGATGGCTGCAGCCAACG AAGTGAGTGAGGCTACAGCCACCCTCGGGCCCGGCACTatgggcttgagcacccgctaCAGCCcccagttcactctgcagcacgtGCCAGACTATCGTCAGAACGTCTACATCCCAGGCAGCACGGCCACCCTCACCTCAAAcccccagcagcagcaggccaCGGCCCAGCAGGCCACCCAACAGGCACTGCCCCCTCCTCAGGCCTCAGCTCAACCAGAGCCCCCTAAGGCCGCCCAAACTCCAGCCTCCAAGAAGAAGTCCAccaagaaggagaagaagtaG
- the LOC105940793 gene encoding protocadherin gamma-C5 isoform X10 produces the protein MTKRIGYRDWRWQAFWWHHFFLLWSTIDAQTRYSIPEELKQGSVVGNLAKDLGLALSEIYYRNLRVASETGKQYFSVDAGKGELVVNDRIDREVLCGLSARCVLPLQIVTENPLQLHRIEIEVRDINDNSPVFITEEKYLKIAESTATGIRFPLDIAQDQDVGSNSVKSYTLSKNECFSLKLKELSGDRQVPELVLEKPLDREKQSVHQLLLTALDGGNPVKTGTTKIVVTVLDINDNVPVFKKALYNVSVHENIVSGSVLVKVEAADADEGVNGAIQYAFAEHTSESLLSVFQLNPDTGEISLIGPLDYESNAVHELRITAKDKGVPEMEGHCRVQIVVIDMNDNAPEIVLTSKPNPVREDAPKGTVVALISARDLDSGNNGKVSLELKSGPPFTLKPSFSDNYALITSGVLDRERFSEYNIEITATDSGSPPLTSKKSVLVTITDVNDNPPVFSQPSYNVYLKENGVPGSILYSISASDLDFGENAKVSYSILDSKVQDVSVSSYVYINSDNGSIYSMHSFDYEKLKVFQIQVQAKDQGSPSLSSNATVHVFILDQNDNAPAVIYPSSAAMGSLSHQRMPRSAKAGHLVTKVTAVDADSGHNAWISYRLAEATDASLFTVNLYTGEVRTKRAVSEQDDSSQRLLIEIKDDGEPIQSSTVTVSIILEDGLHEPISDLRHKAAEPSKKTGRITLYLILSLASVSVLSLVTFLILAVKCIRNSSSSSTCCMRRTDSDNYKNPNRNLQIQLNTDGPIKYVEVLGGDMLSQSQSFRSCMSPMSEYSDFTLIKPSSTTDFKEVISVLDASLPDSTWTFESQQQKPPNNDWRFTQGQRPGPSGPHMPYGTHIRWTPKNGTRATGGPEVAMGTGPWPQPPTEAEQLQALMAAANEVSEATATLGPGTMGLSTRYSPQFTLQHVPDYRQNVYIPGSTATLTSNPQQQQATAQQATQQALPPPQASAQPEPPKAAQTPASKKKSTKKEKK, from the exons ATGACAAAGAGAATAGGATACCGAGACTGGAGATGGCAGGCGTTTTGGTGGCatcatttctttctcttgtgGAGTACAATAGACGCACAGACTCGTTACAGCATACCAGAAGAACTAAAACAGGGCTCTGTGGTAGGAAATCTTGCCAAAGACCTGGGTTTGGCATTATCTGAAATTTATTATCGTAATCTGCGTGTAGCTTCTGAGACTGGTAAGCAGTATTTCAGCGTGGATGCGGGGAAGGGCGAGCTGGTGGTGAATGACAGAATAGACAGAGAGGTTTTATGTGGATTAAGCGCCCGCTGTGTGTTACCTTTACAAATTGTAACAGAGAATCCCTTGCAGCTGCATCGTATAGAAATTGAAGTAAGGGACATAAATGACAATTCTCCGGTTTTTATAACAGAGGAGAAATATTTAAAGATAGCAGAATCTACTGCCACAGGCATTCGCTTCCCTTTAGATATCGCGCAGGATCAGGACGTTGGAAGTAATTCCGTTAAATCGTACACATTAAGTAAAAACGAGTGTTTTAGTTTGAAACTGAAAGAGTTGTCTGGCGACCGACAGGTTCCGGAGCTGGTCCTAGAGAAACCGCTTGACAGAGAGAAGCAAAGTGTACATCAGCTATTACTGACAGCGTTAGATGGAGGTAATCCTGTAAAAACTGGAACGACAAAAATCGTAGTTACTGTACTTGACATCAACGACAATgttcctgtttttaaaaaagctttgTATAATGTATCAGTACATGAAAATATTGTTTCTGGTTCTGTACTCGTTAAAGTCGAAGCAGCAGACGCAGACGAGGGCGTTAATGGAGCGATTCAATACGCATTTGCTGAACacacatcagaatcactgtTATCTGTTTTTCAATTGAATCCAGACACAGGTGAAATTTCTTTGATAGGGCCTTTAGATTATGAAAGCAATGCAGTGCATGAACTACGTATTACTGCAAAAGACAAAGGTGTCCCTGAGATGGAAGGTCACTGCCGCGTGCAAATAGTTGTCATAGACATGAATGATAATGCTCCAGAAATAGTGTTGACTTCAAAACCAAACCCAGTACGCGAGGATGCACCAAAAGGCACTGTTGTAGCATTAATCAGTGCACGAGACCTCGACTCTGGTAATAATGGAAAAGTTTCATTAGAATTAAAAAGTGGGCCTCCATTCACTTTGAAACCTTCATTTTCTGACAACTACGCTCTCATTACAAGTGGTGTTTTAGACAGAGAACGTTTTTCAGAATATAATATTGAAATTACAGCCACTGATTCAGGCTCACCTCCCTTGACCAGTAAGAAATCTGTACTTGTCACTATCACTGATGTGAATGACAACCCTCCTGTGTTCTCACAGCCCTCTTATAATGTGTATTTAAAAGAGAATGGAGTGCCAGGCTCTATCCTGTACTCAATATCAGCATCTGACCTGGATTTTGGTGAAAACGCAAAGGTCTCTTACTCTATACTGGACTCTAAAGTGCAGGACGTTTCTGTCTCATCGTATGTTTACATTAACTCGGATAACGGCAGCATCTACAGCATGCACTCGTTTGACTATGAGAAACTGAAGGTGTTTCAGATTCAGGTCCAGGCAAAGGATCAGGGCTCTCCGTCTCTCAGCAGCAACGCCACTGTCCATGTTTTTATCCTGGACCAGAACGACAATGCCCCCGCTGTTATTTACCCCTCCTCCGCTGCCATGGGCTCCCTCTCTCATCAGAGGATGCCTCGCTCCGCGAAAGCGGGTCACCTGGTTACCAAGGTGACAGCCGTGGACGCTGACTCGGGCCATAACGCCTGGATCTCCTACAGACTGGCGGAGGCCACAGACGCCTCTCTCTTCACTGTCAATCTGTACACAGGGGAGGTGAGGACTAAACGCGCTGTGTCCGAGCAGGACGACTCCTCTCAGAGGCTGCTTATAGAGATCAAGGACGACGGGGAACCGATCCAGTCCTCCACAGTCACGGTGTCCATCATACTGGAGGACGGCCTCCATGAGCCCATCTCAGACCTCCGACATAAAGCGGCCGAGCCCAGCAAGAAAACTGGGAGAATCACCCTTTATTTGATTCTCTCTCTGGCCTCGGTGTCCGTGCTGTCTCTGGTCACTTTCCTCATCTTAGCGGTTAAATGCATCAGgaacagcagtagcagcagtACGTGCTGCATGAGACGGACCGACTCTGATAATTACAAGAACCCCAACAGAAACCTGCAAATTCAGCTCAACACTGATGGACCTATAAAATACGTGGAGGTCCTGGGAGGAGACATGCTGTCTCAGAGTCAGTCCTTCAGGTCCTGTATGTCTCCAATGTCAGAGTACAGCGATTTCACTCTGATTAAACCCAGCAGCACCACAGACTTTAAGGAGGTGATCAGTGTCCTGGATGCGTCTTTGCCCGACAGCACCTGGACCTTTGAGAGCCAGCAG CAAAAGCCTCCCAACAATGACTGGCGCTTCACACAGGGACAAAGACCCGGACCTAGCGG TCCCCACATGCCGTACGGTACACACATACGATGGACGCCGAAGAATGGGACAAG ggcAACTGGAGGACCTGAGGTTGCCATGGGAACTGGCCCCTGGCCCCAGCCCCCTACTGAAGCTGAGCAGCTCCAAGCCCTGATGGCTGCAGCCAACG AAGTGAGTGAGGCTACAGCCACCCTCGGGCCCGGCACTatgggcttgagcacccgctaCAGCCcccagttcactctgcagcacgtGCCAGACTATCGTCAGAACGTCTACATCCCAGGCAGCACGGCCACCCTCACCTCAAAcccccagcagcagcaggccaCGGCCCAGCAGGCCACCCAACAGGCACTGCCCCCTCCTCAGGCCTCAGCTCAACCAGAGCCCCCTAAGGCCGCCCAAACTCCAGCCTCCAAGAAGAAGTCCAccaagaaggagaagaagtaG